From a single Paenibacillus sp. FSL R5-0345 genomic region:
- a CDS encoding CdaR family protein, whose translation MDKWMSNNNFNKILALAFGIILFTMVRVDTAPVGQTTVDTKSKIIENVKIEEVGLDKDKYVLEYKDVDSVSMEVKGKNSDISFQFSDDYKVTLDLSKVEPGDNTLPLSYSLPRGVTLVRMTPKEVNVHVELRNTKSFPITLVTKGEPAAGYQLGTPVMQPTDTVEVTLPDNELSKVVKVQGTIELNGENETFKEKKLKLHAYDSEGKEVKDAVIEPATVSVELPITLPFKSLPLDIGFTGQLPDSLVLSNVTPELESVVVYGQANALAALSTYEASVDLSAIDSAGTKQLKVDLKPPAGTEKVMPETVNVSLTISEIAERKVDAVPIKLQGVGDGLEGSIVNPSSKDIDLTLTGAPNLLNQLDKKDLSVVADVTGLTAGTHEVSLRVSLPKFIALANSGVPLTVTVQLLSPATPVPTPHPDTGSVTTPEPSSEPVIGDEGATEKPTHSGEAGGGTATPDPTDSNPENNGTANTSANSENPVGTGGT comes from the coding sequence ATGGATAAGTGGATGAGCAATAACAATTTCAATAAGATTCTTGCCCTTGCGTTTGGGATTATTCTGTTTACAATGGTTCGTGTCGACACAGCACCTGTTGGACAGACCACGGTCGATACTAAGTCGAAGATTATTGAGAATGTAAAGATCGAAGAGGTCGGTCTAGATAAAGATAAATATGTGCTGGAATACAAGGATGTAGATAGTGTCAGTATGGAGGTTAAGGGGAAGAACTCTGATATCTCCTTTCAGTTCTCGGACGACTATAAAGTGACTCTTGATCTAAGTAAGGTTGAGCCTGGAGATAATACGTTGCCACTCTCTTATTCATTACCTAGAGGTGTAACGCTCGTCAGAATGACTCCTAAAGAGGTCAACGTACATGTAGAGCTGCGAAATACAAAGTCTTTTCCCATAACCTTGGTTACCAAGGGAGAACCAGCAGCGGGTTATCAATTGGGCACCCCTGTCATGCAGCCTACAGATACTGTTGAGGTTACGCTTCCTGATAATGAGTTAAGCAAAGTGGTAAAGGTACAAGGCACCATTGAGCTAAATGGGGAGAATGAAACCTTTAAAGAGAAGAAATTGAAGCTGCACGCTTATGATAGTGAAGGAAAAGAAGTGAAGGACGCTGTAATTGAACCAGCTACCGTATCGGTGGAATTGCCAATTACTTTGCCTTTTAAGAGCCTGCCACTGGATATCGGCTTTACCGGTCAACTTCCAGATTCTCTCGTCTTATCGAATGTGACACCAGAACTGGAATCAGTTGTTGTATATGGTCAAGCAAATGCATTAGCTGCTTTATCAACCTATGAAGCAAGTGTCGATCTTAGCGCTATAGATTCTGCAGGAACGAAGCAGCTGAAGGTAGATCTGAAGCCTCCGGCTGGAACTGAGAAGGTCATGCCTGAAACTGTGAATGTTTCATTAACGATTTCAGAAATTGCTGAACGGAAGGTTGACGCTGTACCCATCAAGTTACAAGGTGTGGGTGATGGGCTAGAGGGAAGTATTGTTAATCCATCAAGTAAGGATATAGACCTTACCTTAACGGGTGCACCTAATTTGTTAAATCAACTAGATAAGAAAGATTTAAGTGTTGTGGCAGATGTGACTGGCCTTACTGCCGGGACTCATGAGGTTTCTTTACGGGTATCACTGCCCAAATTCATTGCACTGGCTAATTCAGGCGTGCCTCTTACCGTGACTGTGCAACTACTATCACCTGCAACGCCGGTGCCTACACCTCATCCAGATACGGGGAGTGTAACTACTCCTGAGCCAAGCTCTGAGCCTGTTATAGGCGATGAGGGAGCCACTGAGAAGCCCACCCATAGTGGAGAGGCTGGTGGGGGGACAGCAACGCCTGACCCGACAGATAGCAATCCAGAGAATAACGGCACAGCTAACACAAGTGCGAATTCCGAAAATCCTGTAGGTACAGGGGGAACATAA
- the cdaA gene encoding diadenylate cyclase CdaA, with the protein MSYFTDLTWKDSIKDIIDILIVSYIIYKVLNMVRGTRAIQLLKGILVLVLIWAVSTILDLYTLKWLMNQMFTFGVLAVFIIFQPELRRGLEQLGRGRFFGRAGESDEELSKLIGEVIKAVNYLSHRKIGALIVFERETGLNEYTESGIAMRSLVSSELLINIFIPNTPLHDGALIMQGNQIAAAACYLPLSENPFISKELGTRHRAAIGISEVADSVSVIVSEETGQISLAINGQIVRDIKEESMISKLHQELSVSSSLKEKGSTFWKRKGDKNHG; encoded by the coding sequence ATGAGTTATTTTACAGATTTAACATGGAAAGACTCCATTAAAGATATAATTGATATCTTGATCGTCAGCTACATTATTTATAAAGTGCTTAATATGGTGCGCGGAACTCGAGCGATTCAACTGCTAAAGGGGATTCTCGTACTGGTTTTGATTTGGGCTGTGAGTACCATCCTAGATCTCTATACGCTCAAATGGCTAATGAATCAAATGTTTACATTCGGGGTGCTGGCGGTCTTTATCATTTTTCAGCCGGAACTACGAAGGGGACTGGAGCAGCTTGGACGAGGCAGATTTTTCGGACGGGCTGGGGAAAGTGATGAAGAGCTCAGTAAATTAATTGGCGAAGTCATTAAAGCCGTAAATTATTTATCACATAGAAAAATAGGGGCATTAATCGTATTCGAGCGAGAGACAGGCCTCAATGAATATACGGAATCGGGTATCGCGATGCGTTCTCTAGTCAGCTCGGAGTTGCTGATTAACATCTTTATTCCTAACACACCTCTGCATGACGGAGCCCTTATTATGCAAGGAAACCAGATTGCCGCCGCTGCTTGTTATTTACCTTTGTCTGAGAACCCTTTTATTAGTAAGGAACTGGGGACACGGCATCGTGCAGCTATAGGGATCAGTGAGGTTGCGGACTCTGTGTCTGTCATTGTCTCAGAGGAGACAGGACAGATTTCTCTGGCCATCAATGGTCAAATTGTGAGGGACATTAAAGAAGAATCAATGATTTCGAAGCTCCATCAAGAGCTAAGTGTAAGTTCATCGCTGAAGGAGAAAGGTTCAACTTTCTGGAAACGGAAGGGGGACAAAAATCATGGATAA
- a CDS encoding zf-HC2 domain-containing protein, with the protein MECKLAVSMMHDYLDDDLPEQQQRELKEHLLSCPDCRAKFKELEQTDMLMFSLMHQNPVASDDLVSRIMSSLPKSKKEKAFITWIKRHPALTAASLFLVVMLMSTVTFWSPDRQLVVRGVDLDQVVIKGDTVIVPSGKIITGDLTIENGKAQVYGEVNGNVTVIDGSLYQASTAHISGQVKSIDQAVSWLWYKVTNMFSEVAYR; encoded by the coding sequence ATGGAATGCAAACTGGCCGTCTCTATGATGCACGATTACTTGGATGACGACTTGCCCGAACAGCAGCAGAGGGAATTGAAGGAGCATCTTCTATCCTGTCCAGATTGCCGTGCAAAGTTTAAAGAATTAGAACAGACAGATATGTTGATGTTCTCCCTTATGCATCAGAATCCCGTCGCCTCAGATGATCTTGTGAGCCGGATAATGAGTTCATTGCCAAAGTCCAAGAAAGAAAAAGCTTTCATTACCTGGATCAAGAGGCACCCTGCACTTACAGCGGCATCTCTGTTTCTTGTCGTAATGCTAATGAGCACCGTAACTTTTTGGAGTCCAGATAGACAACTTGTAGTTAGAGGAGTAGATCTGGATCAAGTGGTCATCAAAGGGGATACTGTAATCGTACCTTCCGGCAAGATTATTACCGGTGACCTTACCATAGAGAATGGTAAAGCACAGGTATATGGGGAAGTGAACGGTAACGTAACAGTTATTGACGGCTCTTTGTATCAGGCTTCAACGGCTCATATTTCTGGGCAAGTCAAAAGCATAGACCAAGCAGTAAGTTGGCTCTGGTATAAAGTGACGAACATGTTCTCTGAAGTTGCCTACCGTTAA
- the sigW gene encoding RNA polymerase sigma factor SigW — MENLEGRLTKLALKGDQRAFAELVELYKDKIYHLAYRMLNNRHEAEDIVQETFLRVYRNLDRYDDKQKFSTWIYRIGTNLCIDRLRKRKPTYSLDAEMNDQEGLDGYSLIPSDNVTPETELLLSETQGLIYEAIDSLPVKYRSVMILRYLQDLSLQEISDVLDMPVTTIKTRVHRGREFLRKKLGPKM; from the coding sequence GTGGAGAATTTGGAAGGCAGATTGACAAAGCTCGCCTTAAAAGGCGACCAAAGGGCATTTGCCGAGCTTGTGGAACTATATAAAGACAAAATATATCATCTGGCGTACCGGATGCTGAACAATCGCCATGAGGCGGAGGATATTGTTCAGGAGACTTTTTTGCGTGTATATAGAAACTTGGATCGGTATGATGATAAACAGAAGTTCTCTACCTGGATTTACCGGATTGGAACGAACCTCTGTATTGATAGATTACGTAAACGGAAACCAACCTATTCGCTCGATGCAGAAATGAACGATCAGGAGGGCCTTGACGGCTATTCATTGATTCCAAGTGATAATGTGACACCTGAGACGGAATTACTGCTCTCTGAGACGCAGGGGCTAATCTATGAGGCGATTGACAGTCTGCCTGTGAAATACAGGTCTGTGATGATTCTTAGATACCTGCAGGATTTATCACTTCAGGAGATCAGTGATGTGCTCGACATGCCTGTTACCACGATTAAAACGCGCGTTCACCGCGGTCGTGAATTTTTGCGTAAAAAATTAGGCCCGAAAATGTAA